From Streptomyces yatensis, one genomic window encodes:
- a CDS encoding peptidoglycan D,D-transpeptidase FtsI family protein, whose translation MSAPQDPRRRGVPGPAGPRGDRRPRQDAARRPGERQGGSSGRPAQRPRPGGAQPLRLGSPRPRLRLISLGLTLVMLVFVVRLLQVQAVDASAYAAKANVNRYIPVKLSAERGSITDRNGVDLATTVDAYDITAAPDLLTPKTAKTRDAPRQAAALLAPILGKEEADLEKKLTDNPTSQYVVLARQQSPQVWNQIKDLKSALDDAATKGKGTNVLAGVNREAHSKRVYPNGDLAAGILGFVGADGRGAAGLEQQLNKKLAGKDGKRVYAQSGGHQVPTGDLKEQPAVPGSDYELTIDRDIQWAAQSAIAEQVRKSGADRGYVIVQDTRTGQLLAMANAPGFDPGDITTTDADDLGNAAVSDAYEPGSVSKLMSMAAVLQEGVARWDTHVVVPNRLPRADRAFADDIDHPTWYLTLNGVLAKSSNIGTILATEQLGKTKKQRNQILYSYLRKFGIGRPTGLGFPGETPGILARPQDWSASQQYTIPFGQGLSLNAVQAASVYSTIANGGERIAPTLVRGTKGPGGDYTAAPAPEKTRVVSKKTAKTLAEMLESVVDDQQGTGAKAKIPGYLVAGKTGTSNRVDPKTGRYRGYTASFAGFAPADKPRLTVYCAVQNPTKGSYFGGQVCGPVYKKVMEFGLKALQVPPSGKQPKRLPVSYNPGQ comes from the coding sequence GTGAGCGCCCCCCAGGATCCCCGCCGCCGCGGCGTACCGGGCCCGGCCGGTCCGCGCGGCGACCGCCGCCCGCGCCAGGACGCGGCGCGGCGCCCCGGTGAGCGCCAGGGAGGATCGTCCGGCCGTCCGGCCCAGCGTCCGCGCCCCGGTGGCGCCCAGCCGCTGCGGCTCGGCAGCCCGCGTCCCCGGCTGCGGCTGATCAGCCTCGGCCTCACCCTCGTCATGCTGGTCTTCGTCGTACGGCTGCTGCAGGTGCAGGCCGTAGACGCCAGCGCCTACGCGGCCAAGGCCAACGTCAACCGCTACATCCCGGTGAAGCTGTCCGCCGAGCGCGGCTCCATCACCGACCGCAACGGCGTCGACCTGGCGACCACGGTGGACGCCTACGACATCACCGCCGCCCCCGACCTGCTCACCCCCAAGACGGCGAAGACCCGTGACGCGCCGCGCCAGGCCGCCGCCCTCCTCGCGCCGATCCTCGGCAAGGAGGAGGCGGACCTGGAGAAGAAGCTCACCGACAACCCCACGTCGCAGTACGTGGTGCTCGCCCGGCAGCAGTCCCCGCAGGTCTGGAATCAGATCAAGGACCTGAAGAGCGCCCTGGACGACGCGGCGACCAAGGGCAAGGGCACCAACGTCCTGGCCGGGGTCAACCGCGAGGCGCACAGCAAGCGCGTCTACCCGAACGGGGATCTCGCCGCCGGGATACTGGGATTCGTGGGCGCCGACGGCCGCGGCGCCGCCGGACTCGAGCAGCAGCTCAACAAGAAGCTCGCGGGCAAGGACGGCAAGCGCGTCTACGCCCAGTCCGGCGGCCACCAGGTGCCCACCGGGGACCTCAAGGAGCAGCCCGCGGTCCCCGGCAGCGATTACGAGCTGACCATCGACCGGGACATCCAGTGGGCCGCCCAGAGCGCCATCGCCGAGCAGGTCCGCAAGTCCGGGGCCGACCGCGGCTACGTCATCGTCCAGGACACCCGCACCGGACAGCTCCTGGCGATGGCCAACGCGCCCGGCTTCGACCCCGGCGACATCACCACGACGGACGCCGACGACCTCGGCAACGCCGCGGTCTCCGACGCCTACGAGCCCGGCAGCGTCAGCAAGCTCATGTCCATGGCCGCCGTCCTCCAGGAGGGCGTGGCCCGCTGGGACACCCATGTGGTGGTCCCCAACCGGCTGCCGCGCGCCGACCGGGCCTTCGCCGACGACATCGACCACCCCACCTGGTACCTCACGCTCAACGGCGTGCTCGCCAAGTCCAGCAACATCGGCACGATCCTCGCCACCGAGCAGCTGGGGAAGACCAAGAAGCAGAGGAACCAGATCCTCTACTCCTACCTGCGGAAGTTCGGGATCGGCCGGCCCACCGGGCTCGGCTTCCCCGGCGAGACCCCGGGCATCCTGGCCCGGCCGCAGGACTGGAGCGCCTCGCAGCAGTACACCATCCCCTTCGGCCAGGGGCTGTCCCTCAACGCCGTCCAGGCGGCCTCCGTGTACTCCACCATCGCCAACGGCGGCGAGCGCATCGCGCCCACCCTCGTCCGCGGCACCAAGGGGCCCGGCGGCGACTACACGGCCGCGCCCGCCCCCGAGAAGACCCGTGTCGTCAGTAAGAAGACCGCGAAGACGCTCGCCGAGATGCTCGAGTCGGTCGTCGACGACCAGCAGGGCACCGGCGCCAAGGCGAAGATCCCCGGCTATCTTGTCGCGGGCAAGACCGGCACCTCCAACCGGGTGGACCCCAAGACCGGCCGCTACCGCGGCTACACCGCGTCCTTCGCCGGCTTCGCCCCGGCCGACAAACCCCGGCTGACCGTCTACTGTGCCGTTCAGAACCCGACGAAGGGCAGCTACTTCGGCGGTCAGGTCTGCGGACCGGTCTACAAGAAGGTCATGGAGTTCGGCCTCAAGGCCCTGCAGGTCCCGCCCTCCGGGAAGCAGCCCAAACGGCTCCCCGTGAGCTACAACCCGGGCCAGTGA
- a CDS encoding UDP-N-acetylmuramoyl-L-alanyl-D-glutamate--2,6-diaminopimelate ligase, whose product MTTITPDSGNHGPVRPRFAASFRGGAGVPGTLTAVPHADQSQTPQKDVSVEYPGAPRPLQVRPIPLAELADQLGVDAPEAPEGAAVTGITHDSRAVRPGDVYAALAGARLHGADFAAQAADLGAVAVLTDPAGAERAAATGLPVLAVDDPRGRMGALAATIYGEPGADLLQIGITGTSGKTTTAYLIEGGLKAAAKHDGGLTGLIGTVETRIGDERIKSERTTPEATDLQALFAVMRERDVRSVVMEVSSHALVLGRVDGCVFDVAVFNNLSPEHMEFHSGMEDYFQAKAQLFTKARSRAGVINYDDEYGRRLIEQSEVPVTTFSAEGHPDAHWRAADVEVGPLGSTFTAVGPNGESVRAAAPLPGPFNVANALAAVVALAVAGIDPQTAADGIAAVPGVPGRLERVDVGQPYLAVVDYAHKTDAVESVLRALRKVTDGKLHAVLGCGGDRDRLKRGPMGAAVARYSDTAVLTSDNPRSEDPLAILAAMLAGAAEVPAHERGDVLVEEDRANAIAAAVARAEPGDTVIVAGKGHELGQDIAGVIRAFDDRQVLREAIELSERAHRRDATRPEASPQHRDNHQDDQG is encoded by the coding sequence GTGACGACGATCACGCCGGACTCCGGGAACCACGGTCCGGTACGGCCCCGCTTCGCCGCCTCATTTCGCGGGGGAGCGGGTGTCCCGGGTACGCTCACCGCCGTGCCCCACGCTGATCAGTCCCAAACCCCTCAGAAGGACGTTTCTGTGGAATACCCGGGAGCGCCCCGCCCTCTCCAGGTCCGCCCGATCCCGCTGGCGGAGCTGGCGGATCAGCTGGGCGTCGATGCCCCCGAAGCCCCGGAGGGGGCCGCGGTCACCGGGATCACCCATGACTCGCGAGCCGTACGCCCCGGCGATGTGTACGCCGCGCTGGCCGGCGCCCGCCTCCACGGCGCGGACTTCGCCGCCCAGGCCGCCGACCTCGGCGCGGTCGCGGTGCTGACCGACCCGGCAGGCGCCGAGCGCGCCGCCGCCACCGGACTGCCGGTCCTGGCGGTGGACGACCCGCGCGGCCGGATGGGCGCGCTGGCCGCCACGATCTACGGCGAGCCGGGTGCGGACCTGCTGCAGATCGGCATCACCGGCACCTCCGGCAAGACCACGACCGCGTATCTCATCGAGGGCGGCCTCAAGGCCGCCGCGAAGCACGACGGCGGCCTTACCGGTCTCATCGGCACCGTGGAGACGCGGATCGGCGACGAGCGCATCAAGTCCGAGCGCACCACCCCCGAGGCCACCGATCTGCAGGCCCTGTTCGCGGTGATGCGCGAGCGCGACGTCCGCTCGGTCGTCATGGAGGTCTCCAGCCACGCCCTGGTCCTCGGCCGTGTCGACGGCTGCGTCTTCGACGTCGCGGTCTTCAACAACCTCAGCCCGGAGCACATGGAGTTCCACTCCGGCATGGAGGACTACTTCCAGGCCAAGGCCCAGCTGTTCACCAAGGCCCGCAGCCGCGCCGGAGTGATCAACTACGACGACGAGTACGGCCGGCGGCTGATCGAGCAGTCCGAGGTACCCGTCACCACCTTCTCCGCCGAGGGCCACCCCGACGCCCACTGGCGCGCCGCGGACGTCGAGGTCGGCCCGCTCGGCTCGACCTTCACCGCCGTCGGCCCGAACGGTGAGTCCGTACGGGCCGCAGCCCCCCTCCCGGGCCCCTTCAACGTGGCCAACGCACTCGCCGCCGTCGTCGCCCTCGCCGTCGCCGGGATCGACCCGCAGACGGCCGCCGACGGCATCGCCGCCGTCCCCGGCGTACCGGGCCGGCTGGAGCGGGTCGACGTGGGCCAGCCCTACCTCGCGGTCGTCGACTACGCCCACAAGACCGACGCCGTGGAGTCGGTGCTGCGTGCCCTCCGCAAGGTGACCGACGGCAAACTGCACGCCGTCCTCGGCTGCGGCGGGGACCGCGACCGGCTCAAGCGCGGCCCCATGGGCGCCGCGGTGGCCCGGTACTCCGACACGGCCGTCCTCACCTCCGACAACCCGCGCTCCGAGGACCCGCTCGCGATCCTCGCCGCCATGCTCGCGGGCGCCGCCGAGGTGCCCGCTCACGAGCGCGGTGATGTGCTGGTCGAGGAGGACCGGGCCAACGCCATCGCGGCCGCAGTCGCCCGCGCGGAGCCGGGTGACACCGTCATCGTGGCCGGCAAGGGCCACGAACTGGGCCAGGACATCGCCGGCGTGATCCGTGCCTTCGACGACCGCCAGGTACTCCGCGAAGCCATCGAGCTCAGTGAGCGAGCCCACAGGCGCGATGCCACGCGCCCCGAGGCAAGCCCACAGCACCGGGACAATCACCAAGACGACCAGGGATGA
- a CDS encoding UDP-N-acetylmuramoyl-tripeptide--D-alanyl-D-alanine ligase, which translates to MIALSLTEIAGLVGGQPHDIPDPDLKVTGPVVIDSREVRPGSLFAALPGERVDGHDFARGAIEAGATAVLAARPVGTADAPVPAIVVPDVIAAMGTLARAVVERLDATVVALTGSAGKTSTKDLIAQLLQRRGPTVWTPGSLNNEIGLPLTAMSADEATLHLVLEMGARGKGHIRYLTDLTPPRIGLVLNVGTAHIGEFGGREQIAEAKGELVEALPPADEGGVAVLNADDPFVRAMASRTKARTVLFGEAEDADVRAGNVRLADGGRPAFTLHTPTGCSEVTMRLYGEHHVSNALAAAAVAHELGMSVDEIAVALSEAGQLSRWRMEVTERSDGVTVVNDAYNANPESMRAALRALVAMGAATPGRRTWAVLGPMAELGEESLAEHDAVGRLAVRLNVSKLVAVGGQEAAWLDMGAKNEGSWGEESVHVSDVRAAVDLLRSELRPGDVVLVKASRSVGLERLAQALLDGEGEVSGRWA; encoded by the coding sequence GTGATCGCACTGTCCCTCACCGAGATCGCCGGCCTAGTCGGTGGACAGCCGCACGACATACCGGACCCGGACCTGAAGGTCACGGGCCCTGTGGTGATCGACTCCCGTGAGGTGCGGCCCGGCAGCCTCTTCGCCGCGCTCCCCGGGGAGCGCGTGGACGGCCACGACTTCGCCCGAGGGGCGATCGAGGCCGGGGCCACGGCGGTCCTGGCCGCCCGCCCCGTCGGCACCGCGGACGCGCCCGTACCGGCGATCGTCGTACCCGATGTCATCGCCGCCATGGGAACGCTCGCGCGCGCCGTCGTCGAGCGCCTGGACGCCACCGTGGTCGCGCTCACCGGCTCCGCGGGCAAGACCAGCACCAAGGACCTCATCGCGCAGCTGCTCCAGCGCCGCGGCCCCACCGTATGGACGCCGGGCTCACTCAACAACGAGATCGGCCTGCCGCTCACCGCGATGAGCGCCGACGAGGCCACCCTGCACCTGGTGCTGGAGATGGGTGCCCGCGGTAAGGGCCACATCCGGTACCTGACGGACCTCACCCCGCCCCGTATCGGACTCGTGCTCAACGTCGGCACCGCCCATATCGGAGAGTTCGGCGGCCGGGAGCAGATCGCCGAGGCCAAGGGCGAGCTCGTGGAGGCCCTGCCCCCCGCCGACGAGGGCGGGGTGGCGGTGCTCAACGCCGACGACCCCTTCGTGCGCGCCATGGCGTCGCGCACCAAGGCCCGTACCGTCCTGTTCGGCGAGGCCGAGGACGCCGATGTGCGTGCCGGGAATGTCCGGCTCGCCGACGGCGGCCGCCCCGCCTTCACGCTTCACACCCCTACCGGGTGCAGCGAAGTGACCATGCGCCTGTACGGTGAGCACCACGTGTCGAACGCGCTCGCCGCGGCCGCCGTCGCCCATGAGTTGGGCATGTCCGTCGACGAGATCGCCGTGGCGCTCTCCGAGGCGGGGCAGCTCTCCCGCTGGCGGATGGAGGTCACCGAGCGCTCGGACGGCGTGACGGTCGTCAACGACGCCTACAACGCGAACCCCGAGTCCATGCGAGCAGCGCTGCGCGCGCTGGTCGCCATGGGCGCTGCCACACCGGGGCGTCGCACGTGGGCGGTGCTCGGCCCGATGGCCGAGCTGGGCGAGGAGTCACTGGCCGAGCACGACGCGGTCGGGCGGCTGGCCGTCCGGCTCAACGTCAGCAAGCTCGTGGCGGTCGGCGGCCAGGAGGCCGCCTGGCTGGACATGGGCGCCAAGAACGAGGGTTCGTGGGGTGAGGAGTCGGTGCACGTGTCCGACGTGCGGGCAGCGGTCGATCTGCTGCGCAGCGAGCTGCGACCGGGGGACGTCGTGTTGGTGAAGGCATCCAGGTCGGTCGGCCTGGAGCGGCTTGCGCAGGCATTGCTCGACGGTGAGGGTGAGGTCTCCGGCCGATGGGCATGA
- the mraY gene encoding phospho-N-acetylmuramoyl-pentapeptide-transferase, which translates to MRQILFSGAIGLFLTLIGTPLLIKLLARKGYGQYIRDDGPRTHGSKKGTPTMGGISFILATLIAYALTKVITGSQPTFSGVLVLFLFAGMGLVGFLDDYIKIVKQRSLGLRAKAKMAGQLIVGIAFAILALNFADARQQTPASDRLSFVQDFGWSFGPVIFAIWALFMILAMSNGVNLTDGLDGLATGASVMVFGAYTFIGVWQYQESCANAETLTNPASCFEVRDPLDLAVVASALMGACFGFLWWNTSPAKIFMGDTGSLALGGALAGLAICSRTELLLALLGGLFVLITMSVVIQVGSFRTTGRRVFRMAPLQHHFELKGWSEVLVVVRFWIIQGMCVIVGLGLFYAGWRAS; encoded by the coding sequence ATGAGGCAGATCCTCTTCTCGGGAGCCATCGGGCTCTTTCTGACCCTGATCGGCACACCGCTGCTGATCAAGCTGCTGGCCCGCAAGGGCTATGGCCAGTACATCCGGGACGATGGTCCGCGGACGCACGGCAGCAAGAAGGGCACGCCCACCATGGGCGGTATCTCCTTCATCCTGGCCACACTGATCGCCTACGCCCTGACGAAGGTGATCACGGGCAGCCAGCCGACCTTCTCGGGCGTGCTGGTGCTCTTCCTGTTCGCCGGTATGGGCCTGGTCGGCTTCCTCGACGACTACATCAAGATCGTCAAGCAGCGCAGCCTGGGCCTGCGGGCCAAGGCCAAGATGGCCGGTCAGCTGATCGTCGGTATCGCCTTCGCGATCCTCGCGCTGAACTTCGCCGACGCGCGCCAGCAGACCCCCGCCTCCGACCGGCTCTCCTTCGTCCAGGACTTCGGCTGGTCCTTCGGCCCGGTGATCTTCGCGATCTGGGCGCTGTTCATGATCCTGGCGATGTCGAACGGCGTGAACCTCACCGACGGTCTCGACGGTCTGGCCACCGGCGCCTCCGTGATGGTCTTCGGCGCCTACACCTTCATCGGCGTCTGGCAGTACCAGGAGTCCTGCGCCAACGCGGAGACGCTCACCAACCCGGCGTCCTGTTTCGAGGTCCGTGATCCGCTCGATCTGGCCGTCGTCGCCTCCGCCCTGATGGGCGCGTGCTTCGGCTTCCTGTGGTGGAACACCTCACCCGCCAAGATCTTCATGGGCGACACCGGTTCGCTCGCGCTCGGCGGCGCGCTCGCGGGCCTGGCCATCTGCTCCCGTACGGAGCTGCTGCTGGCCCTCCTCGGCGGCCTGTTCGTGCTGATCACCATGTCCGTGGTCATCCAGGTCGGCTCGTTCCGGACGACCGGGCGACGGGTCTTCCGGATGGCGCCACTCCAGCACCACTTCGAACTCAAGGGGTGGAGCGAGGTCCTTGTGGTGGTCCGGTTCTGGATCATCCAGGGCATGTGCGTGATCGTCGGCCTCGGCCTCTTCTACGCGGGGTGGCGAGCCTCGTGA
- the murD gene encoding UDP-N-acetylmuramoyl-L-alanine--D-glutamate ligase, with product MTSDAGALDVSDLAGRQVTVAGLGVSGVPAARALRGLGASVTVVNGGDGEAQRAQAAELEPLGITVRLGDGETLPKGTELIVTTPGWKPTSPLFLAAAEANVPIWGDVELAWRLRGEDAPPWLAVTGTNGKTTTVRMLAAILEAAGLRTAAVGNIGVSLLDIVLGDEPYDVLAVELSSYQLHWAPSLRVHSGAVLNLAPDHLDWHGSMAAYAADKGRIYEGNQVACVYNVADPATEDLVRAADVEEGCRAIGFTLGTPGPSQLGVVENILVDRAFVADRQKQAQELAEVSDVNPPAPHNIANALAAAALARSFGVPPKAVRDGLRAFRPDPHRVEHVADVDGVAYIDDSKATNTHAAEASLGAYEHIVWIAGGLAKGATFDELVLTAAERLRGVVLIGADRALIREALARHAADVPVVDLDRTDTGAMAAAVREAARLARPGDTVLMAPACASMDMFINYNKRGDAFAAAVRDLASGRVPDDQ from the coding sequence GTGACCTCCGACGCCGGCGCCCTCGACGTGTCCGACCTCGCCGGACGGCAGGTCACCGTCGCCGGACTCGGCGTCTCCGGGGTCCCCGCGGCGCGTGCGCTGCGGGGCCTCGGGGCCTCGGTGACCGTGGTCAACGGCGGCGACGGCGAAGCGCAGCGCGCCCAGGCGGCCGAACTGGAGCCGCTGGGGATCACGGTCCGCCTCGGCGACGGCGAGACGTTGCCGAAGGGCACCGAGCTGATCGTGACCACCCCCGGGTGGAAGCCCACCAGCCCGCTCTTCCTGGCCGCCGCCGAGGCGAACGTGCCCATCTGGGGCGATGTGGAGCTGGCGTGGCGGCTGCGCGGGGAGGACGCCCCGCCGTGGCTCGCGGTGACCGGCACCAACGGCAAGACGACCACCGTAAGGATGCTGGCCGCCATCCTGGAGGCGGCCGGGCTGCGCACCGCCGCGGTCGGCAACATCGGCGTCTCGCTCCTGGACATCGTGCTGGGCGACGAGCCGTACGACGTGCTGGCCGTCGAGCTCTCCAGCTACCAGCTGCACTGGGCGCCCTCGCTGCGCGTCCACTCCGGGGCGGTGCTCAACCTCGCCCCGGACCACCTCGACTGGCACGGCTCCATGGCGGCCTACGCGGCCGACAAGGGCCGGATCTACGAGGGCAACCAGGTGGCCTGCGTCTACAACGTGGCCGACCCCGCCACCGAGGACCTGGTGCGCGCGGCCGACGTCGAGGAGGGCTGCCGGGCGATCGGCTTCACCCTCGGCACCCCCGGCCCCTCCCAGCTCGGCGTCGTGGAGAACATCCTCGTCGACCGGGCCTTCGTGGCGGACCGGCAGAAGCAGGCGCAGGAGCTCGCCGAGGTCTCCGATGTGAACCCGCCGGCCCCGCACAACATCGCCAACGCCCTCGCGGCGGCGGCCCTGGCCCGCTCCTTCGGCGTCCCGCCGAAGGCCGTACGGGACGGCCTGCGCGCCTTCCGGCCGGATCCGCACCGGGTGGAGCATGTGGCCGACGTCGACGGCGTGGCCTATATCGACGACTCCAAGGCGACCAACACCCATGCCGCGGAGGCGTCGTTGGGCGCCTACGAGCACATCGTGTGGATCGCGGGCGGCCTCGCCAAGGGGGCCACCTTCGACGAGCTCGTCCTCACGGCGGCCGAGCGGCTGCGCGGCGTCGTGCTGATCGGCGCCGACCGCGCACTGATCCGCGAAGCGCTCGCGCGACACGCAGCAGATGTCCCGGTCGTGGACCTCGACCGGACCGACACTGGGGCGATGGCGGCGGCTGTGCGCGAAGCGGCGCGGCTCGCCCGGCCGGGCGATACGGTCCTGATGGCCCCGGCCTGTGCCTCGATGGACATGTTCATCAACTACAACAAGCGGGGCGACGCCTTCGCCGCGGCGGTTCGGGACCTGGCCTCCGGCCGGGTGCCGGACGATCAGTAG